Proteins encoded together in one Planctopirus ephydatiae window:
- a CDS encoding dicarboxylate/amino acid:cation symporter: MTSPAESENAAKPEHHSETGSHWRILSGLLVGIVAGLLLYYATQLLVPAADRAAPNLFQSRVLFWSQAAVYWAEGFGKLFLRLMFMIVLPLVFSALTLAVVEIGDLKKLGSMGLRTLGFTAILSISAVLIGLTLVNTFQPGKAISEEQRIALSEKYSTDAEKRVKQSQQTKPIRDVLIDLFPENPLQEMVGAVDGSSKGDGMLAVMVFALICGMAFTTNPQQAAGFIGWLEGLQLVSSVVINFAMKLAPVGAGCLVFAITSTLGFDILRVLASFVLTALAGLALHLFVTYSIVLIVFARMSPMTFFRGSAEALLTAFGTSSSSATLPTAMRVATDDLGFPPRVSNFVLTVGATGNQNGTALFEGVVVLFLAQVMGVELSLAQQIQVVMMSVLAGIGTAGVPGGSLPLIVVVMQSVGIPGSAIGIIMGVDRILDMSRTTVNVAGDLVIAACVTESERKIEARNLIASQRPENPATSVATTKTEDEASPS; the protein is encoded by the coding sequence TTGACGTCTCCCGCAGAGTCCGAGAATGCTGCCAAACCGGAACACCACTCAGAAACCGGATCCCATTGGCGGATTCTGAGTGGGTTATTGGTCGGCATTGTGGCAGGGTTGCTGCTCTACTACGCAACACAGCTTCTGGTTCCTGCTGCTGATCGAGCCGCCCCTAACCTTTTTCAATCAAGAGTACTCTTCTGGAGCCAGGCGGCTGTCTATTGGGCCGAAGGTTTCGGTAAACTCTTTCTCCGCCTGATGTTCATGATTGTGCTCCCGCTGGTCTTCTCGGCCCTGACTCTCGCCGTTGTGGAAATTGGCGATCTGAAAAAACTGGGCAGTATGGGGCTGAGAACACTCGGATTTACAGCCATTCTTTCGATCTCAGCAGTGCTGATTGGCCTGACTCTGGTCAACACTTTCCAACCAGGCAAAGCTATCAGCGAAGAGCAGAGAATCGCACTCTCTGAGAAGTATTCGACTGACGCTGAGAAGCGAGTGAAGCAATCCCAGCAGACCAAGCCCATCCGAGACGTCCTGATTGACCTGTTTCCGGAAAATCCGCTTCAGGAAATGGTAGGAGCTGTGGATGGTTCGTCGAAAGGGGACGGCATGCTGGCCGTCATGGTGTTTGCACTCATTTGTGGCATGGCTTTTACGACCAATCCCCAACAGGCAGCAGGCTTTATCGGCTGGCTCGAAGGGCTTCAACTGGTCAGTTCGGTCGTCATTAATTTTGCCATGAAGCTGGCTCCCGTCGGTGCAGGATGCCTCGTCTTTGCGATCACCTCGACCTTAGGTTTCGATATTCTCCGAGTGCTGGCCAGCTTTGTGCTCACAGCGCTCGCTGGTCTGGCTCTGCATCTTTTTGTGACGTATTCGATTGTGCTGATTGTCTTTGCCCGGATGTCACCCATGACATTTTTTCGAGGCTCGGCAGAAGCTTTATTGACAGCTTTCGGAACATCTTCTTCCAGCGCCACTTTACCAACGGCCATGCGAGTCGCGACCGATGACCTGGGTTTTCCTCCGCGAGTGTCGAACTTCGTGCTGACCGTTGGGGCCACAGGAAACCAAAATGGAACCGCACTCTTCGAAGGGGTCGTCGTCTTGTTTCTGGCCCAGGTGATGGGTGTGGAACTCAGCCTGGCACAGCAGATTCAAGTCGTTATGATGTCGGTCCTTGCAGGAATTGGTACTGCGGGTGTTCCCGGCGGTTCGCTGCCTTTAATCGTGGTGGTCATGCAATCGGTCGGCATCCCGGGCTCGGCCATTGGCATTATCATGGGCGTCGATCGAATTCTCGATATGTCCCGCACGACAGTGAACGTCGCTGGCGATCTGGTCATCGCCGCCTGTGTGACGGAATCCGAACGAAAAATAGAGGCTCGCAATCTGATCGCTTCTCAACGGCCAGAAAATCCAGCGACAAGCGTCGCCACAACGAAGACTGAAGACGAAGCGAGCCCCTCTTAA
- the pheT gene encoding phenylalanine--tRNA ligase subunit beta, which translates to MLVNLDWLKDYVNISLSPEELGDRLTHAGLNLEFIEQRDSQTVIDLEVTSNRPDCLGHLGVAREIAAITKQGMCQPEIKLQECADKATDHIQVSIEDKQFCPVYVARVIRGVKVGPSPAWLVDRLKSLGIATINNVVDATNYVMFECAQPLHAFDFQKLAGSQVTVRKARVGETIKAIDQREYRLTSTMGVIADQRGPVAVAGVMGGFESEISHETTTILLESASFNSLSVRNTSRSLELFSPSSYRFERALDQHGVAWANARCASLIQELAGGEVLSGEVIAGELAPAFGKPIELRFSRIPEILGIEVPSTEVSQILQLLGCRISSSTPLTMTVLAPSFRRDLVREIDLIEEVARIHGYENIPENVPVPLCSSRKTTADRVAEKVRQTLVGSGFFEAMTVAFTSESQQNWFAPRSVTTSLMVDHSRRRNENLLRQSLVPSLLNVRRENIRRGNHDAHLFEIARVYLGSEITADCAQQPAILGCVSGLPFLDLKGILAAVAMACRSDIRLETTESSLESFAPYRGAELWLNGKRWGWCGELHPEIVQHAGLKDQVTVAEVDMALLEALFQAAPQFRPIPQYQSMIRDLNFSLAEEVQWNDLEKTIQLAAGPLLEAVRFSGQYRGKQLGEGQKSYLATLVYRSYERTLTSEEVDEIQKNVMNSCLEHHGAVVRS; encoded by the coding sequence ATGCTGGTGAATCTGGATTGGCTCAAAGACTACGTGAATATCAGCCTTTCACCTGAAGAACTCGGGGATCGCCTGACACATGCCGGGCTCAACCTCGAGTTTATTGAGCAGCGAGATTCGCAGACGGTGATCGATCTGGAAGTCACCAGCAATCGACCCGATTGCCTCGGACACCTGGGTGTGGCTCGCGAAATTGCAGCCATTACCAAGCAAGGGATGTGCCAGCCCGAAATCAAGCTGCAAGAATGTGCTGATAAAGCCACCGACCATATTCAAGTCTCGATCGAGGACAAACAGTTTTGCCCCGTCTATGTCGCCCGTGTGATTCGCGGAGTCAAAGTCGGGCCCAGTCCCGCATGGCTGGTTGATCGTTTGAAAAGTCTCGGGATCGCCACCATCAACAACGTGGTCGATGCCACGAACTATGTGATGTTCGAGTGTGCCCAGCCTTTGCATGCCTTCGATTTCCAAAAACTGGCTGGTTCACAAGTGACAGTCCGCAAGGCTCGCGTTGGTGAAACGATTAAAGCCATTGATCAGCGCGAGTACCGACTGACTTCCACAATGGGTGTGATTGCCGACCAGCGAGGCCCCGTCGCTGTGGCAGGAGTCATGGGTGGCTTTGAGAGCGAAATATCTCACGAAACGACGACAATTCTGCTGGAATCCGCCAGTTTCAACTCTTTAAGCGTGCGAAACACCTCTCGTTCTCTCGAACTCTTCAGTCCCTCGTCCTATCGATTTGAAAGAGCACTTGATCAGCATGGGGTCGCCTGGGCGAATGCGCGCTGTGCCTCGCTGATCCAGGAACTGGCTGGTGGCGAAGTTCTTTCTGGAGAGGTCATTGCGGGTGAACTTGCTCCTGCATTTGGAAAGCCGATTGAGCTGAGATTTTCCCGCATTCCAGAAATTTTAGGGATCGAAGTCCCATCCACGGAAGTTTCGCAAATTCTGCAGCTTCTGGGTTGCCGGATCAGTTCCAGTACGCCCCTTACAATGACTGTGCTCGCGCCGTCGTTCCGCCGGGATCTGGTTCGAGAAATCGATCTGATTGAAGAAGTCGCCCGGATTCACGGGTACGAGAACATTCCGGAAAATGTGCCTGTGCCCCTGTGCTCCAGCCGCAAAACAACAGCAGATCGAGTGGCAGAGAAGGTTCGTCAGACATTGGTGGGGTCTGGTTTTTTTGAAGCCATGACGGTGGCCTTTACCAGCGAATCTCAGCAGAACTGGTTTGCTCCCCGGAGTGTGACAACCTCGTTAATGGTCGATCACTCGCGGCGGCGAAACGAGAATTTATTGCGGCAAAGCCTCGTCCCCTCGCTCCTCAACGTCCGGCGGGAGAACATCCGCCGTGGAAATCATGACGCGCATCTCTTCGAAATTGCCCGTGTCTATCTGGGAAGCGAAATCACCGCGGATTGTGCTCAGCAACCCGCGATTTTAGGCTGTGTCAGTGGTCTGCCATTTCTGGATCTCAAGGGGATTCTGGCAGCAGTCGCTATGGCCTGCCGATCAGATATTCGCCTGGAGACAACCGAATCATCACTTGAGTCATTTGCTCCCTATCGGGGTGCTGAACTGTGGCTGAATGGAAAGCGATGGGGTTGGTGCGGAGAACTGCACCCGGAAATTGTCCAGCACGCAGGTTTGAAAGATCAGGTGACTGTTGCAGAAGTCGATATGGCACTTTTGGAGGCACTGTTTCAGGCAGCTCCGCAGTTCCGTCCGATCCCACAGTATCAGTCAATGATTCGCGATCTGAATTTCTCGCTGGCCGAAGAAGTTCAATGGAATGATCTTGAAAAGACCATCCAGCTTGCGGCAGGGCCACTGTTGGAAGCAGTCCGCTTCAGTGGTCAATACCGTGGTAAACAACTGGGCGAAGGACAAAAGTCCTACCTGGCAACACTGGTCTATCGCTCTTACGAACGGACATTGACCAGTGAAGAGGTCGATGAAATCCAGAAGAACGTGATGAATTCCTGCCTGGAGCACCACGGTGCTGTCGTTCGCTCTTAA
- a CDS encoding response regulator, with translation MNELPSNDRPRVLVIDDDPLFRSLITTLLRKEYFVAVAADGAEGFYKAAEHPPDIVLIDVQMPGWDGIKTLKHFRGHPSLSHVSLVMLTSDSTRDTVMAAIQAGAQDYIVKTSFSKEDLFNKLARLDPRRKMVMQRVEAQAAAALGVSRSTTASPATGFATQRPITPVSHASNIPVSPPSAVAPPATQTAVNSRTVPPPNHREAFGVTARMSESQASRPEVTSGAPALVTAHSEVGAATRSGEQSGAVVASAKPAAEDQNRETLLRDLIDNWE, from the coding sequence ATGAATGAGCTCCCATCGAACGACCGCCCGCGCGTTCTGGTGATCGATGACGATCCGCTGTTTCGCAGCCTGATTACGACTTTACTTCGCAAAGAGTATTTCGTGGCTGTGGCAGCTGATGGGGCCGAAGGTTTCTATAAGGCTGCCGAACATCCACCTGATATTGTCCTGATCGATGTCCAGATGCCCGGTTGGGATGGAATCAAAACGCTCAAGCATTTCCGAGGGCACCCCAGCCTGTCCCATGTCTCACTGGTCATGCTGACTTCGGATAGTACGCGCGATACGGTGATGGCAGCGATACAGGCCGGAGCACAGGATTACATCGTCAAAACCAGTTTTTCTAAAGAAGATCTTTTCAACAAGCTGGCCAGGCTCGATCCGCGGCGAAAAATGGTCATGCAGAGAGTCGAAGCCCAAGCTGCGGCTGCTCTGGGTGTTTCCCGCTCGACGACAGCCTCTCCGGCCACTGGCTTTGCTACCCAGAGGCCAATCACACCTGTCTCTCATGCGTCGAATATCCCGGTTTCTCCACCATCTGCAGTTGCACCACCAGCGACGCAGACAGCGGTCAATTCGCGAACAGTTCCCCCTCCCAATCATCGCGAGGCCTTCGGTGTCACAGCTCGAATGTCTGAATCTCAGGCTTCACGACCTGAGGTAACCAGCGGGGCCCCGGCTCTGGTCACTGCTCATTCAGAGGTGGGAGCAGCGACTCGATCTGGTGAACAATCGGGTGCCGTTGTCGCTTCTGCAAAGCCGGCTGCTGAAGACCAGAATCGAGAAACGCTGCTTCGCGATCTGATCGATAACTGGGAATAA
- a CDS encoding adenylate/guanylate cyclase domain-containing protein, whose protein sequence is MYEVIATNAEGHLWGRFPLLANRPLTVGRAPACDISIPHDPYVSRKQATLQLQSDHLVVSRLTEATNPVFFQGKEIDVCRVEIGQCLVVGSTILRVVALQENEAVQGLTPSAAEPAVSQVNFSSQALKKVRYPDAENRIEVLTHLPEVIAGARTEAELFVRLCKLLLRGIVNAEAAGIVELTRDDTVRLLHWDRRRETAGEFRPSRRLVQEALASSQPHSVLQVWDPQQTTQLDHTFTVDFDWASCTPVEGLSLQKTGFYLAGQRNLPVNETAFDLDRTHLDADVKFTELVSQIIGAVLKSRRWERQRSGLRQFFAPPILAALGDDLDTALLEPCECDVTVMFCDLRGFSQKAEGASDDLLGLLDRVSRALGVMTQQILSHGGVTGDFQGDATLGFWGWPFPSTDLAVNACRAALAIRCEFDSKRGRKDHPLSDFAMGIGLAHGRAVAGKIGTLEQVKVTVFGPVVNLASRLEGLTKQLRVPILLDDATAQLIRQRLPPEIGRLRKLARVLPYGMDRPVVVHELLPGEKDYPLLSDSQIQTYELGVEKFIEGDWEEAYRCLHSMPSSDRAQDFLIHQIAMNNRQPPKDWDGTIRFPGK, encoded by the coding sequence ATGTACGAAGTCATCGCAACGAATGCTGAGGGTCACCTGTGGGGGCGATTCCCTTTGCTGGCGAACAGGCCGCTGACTGTTGGGCGGGCTCCGGCATGTGACATATCCATCCCGCATGATCCTTATGTTTCTCGGAAGCAGGCCACACTCCAACTGCAGAGTGATCATCTCGTTGTCAGTCGGCTCACGGAAGCCACCAATCCTGTTTTTTTTCAAGGTAAGGAGATCGATGTCTGCCGGGTCGAGATCGGTCAATGTTTGGTCGTAGGCAGTACGATCCTGCGGGTTGTCGCACTGCAGGAGAACGAGGCGGTTCAAGGGCTCACACCCTCAGCCGCAGAGCCGGCTGTCTCGCAAGTCAACTTCAGTTCACAAGCACTGAAGAAAGTCCGTTACCCGGATGCGGAGAATCGAATTGAAGTGTTGACGCATTTGCCTGAAGTCATCGCCGGTGCACGGACAGAAGCCGAACTTTTTGTCAGGTTGTGTAAGCTGCTGCTGCGAGGGATTGTCAATGCTGAAGCCGCAGGGATTGTTGAGCTGACAAGGGATGATACGGTGCGTTTGTTGCACTGGGATCGTCGTCGTGAAACGGCCGGTGAGTTTCGCCCCAGCCGTCGTCTGGTGCAGGAGGCCCTGGCTTCGAGCCAGCCCCATAGTGTGCTCCAGGTCTGGGATCCCCAGCAGACGACTCAATTGGATCATACGTTTACTGTGGATTTCGATTGGGCAAGTTGTACTCCCGTCGAAGGGCTCTCACTGCAGAAGACAGGGTTTTATCTGGCAGGCCAGCGAAATCTACCAGTCAATGAAACTGCATTCGATCTGGATCGCACTCATCTCGATGCCGACGTCAAGTTCACAGAACTTGTCTCACAGATCATTGGTGCAGTTCTGAAATCGAGGCGTTGGGAGCGACAGCGATCTGGACTGAGACAGTTTTTCGCTCCTCCGATTCTGGCAGCATTGGGCGATGATCTTGATACAGCTCTCCTTGAACCGTGCGAATGTGATGTCACGGTGATGTTTTGTGATTTAAGGGGCTTTTCACAAAAAGCGGAAGGTGCCAGTGATGATCTTCTCGGGTTACTTGATCGTGTCAGTCGTGCTTTAGGAGTGATGACACAGCAGATTCTTTCGCATGGCGGAGTGACGGGTGATTTTCAGGGAGATGCCACCTTGGGATTTTGGGGATGGCCATTCCCGTCGACCGATCTGGCTGTGAATGCCTGCCGGGCCGCACTGGCCATTCGCTGCGAATTTGACAGTAAACGGGGCCGAAAAGACCACCCGCTCTCAGACTTCGCCATGGGAATTGGCCTGGCTCATGGGCGGGCGGTGGCGGGAAAAATCGGGACACTCGAACAGGTGAAAGTGACCGTTTTCGGGCCCGTGGTCAATCTGGCCAGCCGGCTCGAAGGTCTGACGAAACAGCTCAGAGTTCCGATTTTGCTCGACGATGCCACAGCACAACTGATCAGACAACGATTACCTCCGGAAATCGGGCGGCTGCGCAAGCTGGCCCGTGTTTTGCCATATGGCATGGATCGACCTGTGGTCGTCCACGAGCTTTTACCCGGAGAAAAGGATTATCCACTCCTTTCTGATAGCCAGATTCAGACTTACGAACTCGGGGTCGAAAAGTTTATCGAAGGGGATTGGGAGGAAGCGTACCGGTGCCTGCATTCCATGCCCAGCAGTGACCGGGCACAGGATTTTCTGATTCATCAGATCGCGATGAATAATCGTCAACCTCCCAAAGATTGGGATGGAACCATTCGGTTCCCCGGAAAGTGA
- a CDS encoding serine/threonine protein kinase, which produces MSNQSEGTSAPRSDSTTAPSDDNHLSKTSSRPVNVEELGETLVQNSELLQKSCWLSEQLIDAQAVIAPAEVPGFRILEKLGEGKFGSVWLARETNTGKQVAIKFYTNRRNIDWALLSREVEKLAVLYTSRQIVGLLEVGWDYDPPYYVMEYLPNGSLAMLLEEGPLRPAEAVHMTRQIARGLVHAHGSGILHCDLKPANILLDQDLEPRLCDFGQSRLVEEQSHALGTLFYMAPEQADLKAIPDARWDVYALGAMFYHMLVGEPPYRSDEFESLLKQQTSLEGRLAAYRQFVREHPAPNRHRTVPGVDRQLADIIDRSLAIDPARRFPNAQAFLDQLQIRETHRSRRPLFLLGILLPVILLLCMAPLAVEAIRVSVTTARVRLTDRALESDVVSANLLSRSIEREILDRFDELLRIAQYPRVQRTVAMLADMPPAERGELNELMTSLKLEVDDRHRAEGRQLDDSWFLQNTTGVQIWREPASDISLDENFAHRDYFHGLGEEFSAGQLPDDLKPISRPHLSMVYTSATTGRYKVALSVPIFDYDKPDQVIGVLARSIYLGELLVEYDDLLRDQYANGVSRVIALVDHREWKLLAHPWMDDEHLSKLTLQQFLSLSLDPDARNRLQSLLKLNPGSIEAAQFDRTQHYVDPVSQFDPEQYSGHWLAAFSPVASTNWIAIVQERKTDVNAPVEEMRTRLFQLAYWGVVLVFGIVVTTWLTLIMALSERPAKRRRLSKFGLPGLSFHSSNSLTAESLKDSKSSGPVSG; this is translated from the coding sequence ATGTCGAATCAATCAGAAGGAACTTCAGCGCCGCGATCAGATTCGACGACCGCACCGTCTGACGATAATCACTTGAGCAAGACTTCCTCACGACCTGTCAACGTGGAGGAGTTGGGTGAGACTCTTGTACAGAATTCAGAACTGCTTCAGAAAAGCTGCTGGTTGAGTGAACAACTCATCGATGCTCAGGCGGTGATTGCTCCTGCAGAAGTGCCGGGTTTTCGGATTCTTGAAAAGCTCGGAGAAGGGAAGTTCGGCTCGGTCTGGCTGGCCAGAGAGACCAATACAGGCAAGCAAGTCGCCATCAAGTTCTATACGAATCGTCGAAACATCGATTGGGCACTCCTCTCGCGAGAAGTGGAAAAGCTGGCGGTCCTTTACACATCTCGGCAGATTGTCGGCTTACTGGAAGTCGGGTGGGATTATGATCCGCCTTACTATGTGATGGAGTATTTGCCAAACGGCTCATTAGCCATGTTGCTCGAAGAGGGGCCACTCCGTCCGGCAGAAGCCGTTCACATGACAAGGCAGATTGCCAGGGGACTTGTGCATGCTCATGGCAGTGGAATTCTGCACTGCGATCTGAAGCCCGCCAATATTCTGCTCGATCAGGACCTCGAACCAAGACTTTGCGATTTTGGACAATCGCGACTGGTCGAAGAACAAAGCCATGCCCTGGGAACACTCTTCTACATGGCTCCCGAGCAGGCAGATCTCAAGGCTATTCCTGATGCACGCTGGGACGTTTATGCCCTGGGTGCAATGTTTTATCACATGCTGGTTGGTGAGCCCCCCTATCGATCAGACGAATTTGAGAGCTTGCTGAAGCAACAAACGTCACTTGAGGGACGGCTGGCGGCATACCGGCAATTTGTGAGGGAACATCCAGCACCCAATCGACATCGGACAGTTCCCGGTGTTGATCGCCAATTGGCAGATATCATCGATCGATCTCTGGCTATCGATCCCGCACGTCGATTTCCGAACGCCCAGGCGTTTCTTGATCAACTCCAGATCCGAGAGACGCATCGCTCTCGCCGACCTTTGTTTCTGCTGGGGATTCTGCTCCCAGTCATTCTCTTACTGTGCATGGCACCTTTGGCGGTTGAAGCCATTCGGGTCTCTGTCACCACAGCCCGTGTGAGACTGACTGATCGGGCCCTGGAAAGTGATGTGGTTTCCGCCAATCTGCTCTCTCGTTCCATCGAACGGGAGATCCTGGATCGTTTTGATGAACTGTTGCGAATTGCCCAGTATCCACGGGTCCAAAGAACGGTGGCGATGCTGGCCGATATGCCCCCTGCGGAAAGAGGGGAACTCAATGAATTGATGACATCGCTGAAATTGGAAGTTGATGATCGTCATCGGGCGGAAGGTCGCCAGTTGGACGATAGCTGGTTTCTGCAGAACACCACAGGAGTTCAAATCTGGAGGGAACCTGCCAGCGACATCAGCCTCGACGAAAACTTCGCTCATCGAGATTATTTTCACGGTCTGGGTGAAGAGTTTTCTGCTGGGCAACTACCGGATGACCTTAAGCCGATCTCGAGACCTCATCTTTCGATGGTCTACACCAGTGCTACGACTGGCCGATACAAAGTCGCACTCTCAGTACCGATCTTCGATTATGACAAACCCGATCAAGTGATTGGCGTATTGGCCCGCTCGATTTATCTGGGAGAGTTACTTGTTGAATACGATGATCTCTTGCGGGATCAATATGCCAATGGTGTCAGTCGAGTGATTGCACTGGTCGATCATCGCGAATGGAAATTGCTGGCTCACCCGTGGATGGATGACGAGCATCTGTCGAAATTAACACTCCAGCAGTTTTTATCGCTCTCGCTCGATCCTGATGCGAGAAATCGGCTTCAATCATTACTCAAGCTGAATCCCGGCTCGATTGAAGCAGCTCAGTTTGATCGAACACAACATTATGTCGATCCTGTTTCTCAGTTTGATCCCGAGCAGTATAGCGGTCACTGGCTGGCAGCCTTCAGTCCTGTCGCCAGCACGAACTGGATTGCTATTGTTCAGGAACGAAAAACCGATGTGAATGCTCCTGTTGAGGAAATGCGTACCCGACTGTTTCAACTGGCTTACTGGGGAGTGGTGCTCGTTTTCGGAATTGTCGTGACCACCTGGTTGACTCTCATCATGGCGCTATCCGAAAGACCCGCAAAACGCCGCCGATTATCAAAGTTCGGACTGCCTGGACTGAGTTTCCATTCATCGAACTCTTTAACCGCTGAAAGTTTAAAAGATTCGAAATCATCCGGGCCTGTCTCTGGATGA